Proteins from a genomic interval of Streptomyces sp. NBC_00820:
- a CDS encoding putative protein N(5)-glutamine methyltransferase: MASLNVLSPSAVVSVLRSAGCVFAEDEAELILATARTPGEVAAMVDRRTAGLPLEHVLGWAGFRGLRIAVEPGVFVPRRRTEFLAGRALAQAPDATVVVDLCCGSGALGAALAAALGAVEVHAADIDPAAVRCARRNLAPYGGRAHTGDLYDALPATLRGRVGILTANVPYVPTAEVALLPSEARDHEPAVALDGGADGLDVLRRVAAGAPEWLAPGGCLLSETGRHQAPAAVEAFERAGLRTRLAVSEDWDAHVVTGVRE, translated from the coding sequence ATGGCCTCCTTGAACGTTCTCTCCCCTTCCGCCGTGGTCTCCGTCCTGCGCTCCGCCGGGTGCGTATTCGCCGAGGACGAGGCGGAGTTGATCCTCGCCACCGCCCGTACACCGGGGGAGGTGGCCGCGATGGTGGACCGGCGCACGGCCGGACTCCCACTCGAACACGTCCTCGGCTGGGCCGGGTTCCGCGGCCTGCGCATCGCGGTGGAGCCGGGCGTGTTCGTCCCCCGCCGCCGTACCGAGTTCCTCGCCGGCAGAGCGCTCGCCCAGGCACCGGACGCCACGGTCGTGGTCGACCTGTGCTGCGGTTCCGGTGCGCTCGGCGCCGCGCTGGCCGCCGCGCTCGGCGCCGTGGAGGTGCACGCCGCCGACATCGACCCGGCCGCCGTGCGCTGCGCCCGGCGCAACCTGGCCCCGTACGGCGGCCGGGCGCACACGGGCGACCTCTACGACGCCCTGCCCGCGACCCTGCGCGGCCGGGTCGGCATCCTCACGGCCAACGTGCCCTACGTGCCGACCGCCGAGGTCGCCCTGCTCCCGTCCGAGGCCCGCGACCACGAGCCGGCCGTCGCCCTGGACGGCGGCGCGGACGGTCTCGACGTGCTGCGCCGGGTGGCCGCCGGCGCGCCCGAGTGGCTCGCGCCCGGCGGCTGCCTGCTGTCCGAGACCGGCCGGCACCAGGCACCGGCCGCCGTGGAGGCCTTCGAGCGCGCCGGACTGAGGACCCGGCTGGCGGTGTCGGAGGACTGGGACGCCCATGTGGTGACCGGCGTGCGGGAGTAG